A window from Streptomyces sp. NBC_00335 encodes these proteins:
- a CDS encoding ABC transporter permease: protein MSTLPETGVTTRTPRTPRTPRTPRAPLARLRRLGGSRLQRTCLALLVLFVLLAILGPWIAPYDPTFGQLGDTLLGPSAQHWLGTDQGGHDTLSALVVAARTSLAGPLAVVLFSTILGVAVGLFTAWRGGWIDTAVGRVLDVLFAFPALLLAILAVALFGKGMTAPVIAMAIAYMPYTARLVRGLAVREKSRPYIAAYQVQGHSPLYVTVRRLLPNISPTLLAQSTVNFGYALLDLAALSFLGLGVQPPTPDWGAMINQGQAAVLQGQPLSAIAPAVAVVLVVVAFNVVGEDLGDRLAGRDSR, encoded by the coding sequence ATGAGCACCCTTCCCGAAACGGGCGTCACGACCCGCACCCCGCGCACCCCCCGCACCCCGCGCACCCCCCGCGCTCCGCTCGCCCGGCTGCGCCGCCTCGGCGGCAGCCGGCTGCAGCGGACCTGCCTGGCGCTCCTCGTCCTGTTCGTGCTCCTCGCGATCCTCGGCCCCTGGATCGCCCCGTACGACCCCACCTTCGGACAGCTCGGCGACACCCTCCTGGGGCCGAGCGCCCAGCACTGGCTGGGCACCGACCAGGGCGGACACGACACCCTCTCGGCGCTCGTCGTCGCCGCCCGGACCAGCCTGGCCGGACCGCTCGCCGTCGTCCTGTTCTCCACGATCCTCGGCGTCGCCGTCGGCCTGTTCACCGCCTGGCGCGGAGGCTGGATCGACACCGCCGTCGGCCGGGTCCTCGACGTCCTGTTCGCCTTCCCCGCGCTGCTCCTCGCGATCCTCGCGGTGGCCCTGTTCGGCAAGGGGATGACGGCCCCGGTCATCGCCATGGCCATCGCCTACATGCCGTACACCGCACGCCTCGTACGGGGCCTGGCCGTCCGGGAGAAGTCCCGGCCCTACATCGCCGCCTACCAGGTGCAGGGCCACTCGCCCCTGTACGTCACCGTCCGCAGGCTGCTGCCCAACATCTCCCCGACGCTGCTCGCGCAGTCGACGGTGAACTTCGGCTACGCCCTGCTCGACCTCGCCGCCCTCTCCTTCCTCGGCCTCGGCGTACAGCCGCCCACCCCCGACTGGGGAGCCATGATCAACCAGGGGCAGGCGGCCGTCCTGCAGGGCCAGCCGCTCTCCGCGATCGCGCCGGCCGTGGCGGTCGTCCTGGTCGTGGTCGCCTTCAACGTCGTCGGGGAAGACCTCGGCGACCGGCTCGCGGGGAGGGACTCCCGATGA
- a CDS encoding ABC transporter ATP-binding protein, whose product MTLLDYEALRITLPAMARPLLDGVSLTVAAGEVVALVGESGSGKSVTARAALGLFPQGAEIGGRVRVDGTDLVGATPASLREVRTDKAAMIYQDPRAAINPVRRVGDFLTEPLRLVHGWTKARANVRAAELLDAVGLPDPVRHLNQFPHELSGGMLQRVVIAAALTAEPRLLLCDEPTTALDVSTQAEILAVLGRLQRERGLGLLLITHDIELAASVSDRIYVMYAGRIVETAPVAELFASPRHPYTAGLLGSSPPLEGPLARLTPIPGAPMGLLESAPGCAFASRCRFAEPGRCDRSAPELVRHGPAEVACHRTAEIGPKEDS is encoded by the coding sequence ATGACACTGCTCGACTACGAAGCCCTGCGCATCACCCTTCCCGCGATGGCCCGCCCCCTCCTCGACGGCGTCAGCCTCACCGTCGCGGCCGGCGAGGTCGTCGCCCTGGTCGGCGAATCCGGCTCCGGCAAGTCCGTCACCGCCCGCGCCGCCCTCGGCCTGTTCCCGCAGGGCGCCGAGATCGGCGGCCGGGTCCGCGTGGACGGCACCGACCTGGTCGGCGCCACCCCCGCGAGCCTGCGCGAGGTCCGCACCGACAAGGCGGCGATGATCTACCAGGACCCCCGGGCCGCCATCAACCCGGTGCGCCGGGTCGGGGACTTCCTCACCGAACCGCTGCGCCTGGTGCACGGCTGGACCAAGGCCCGGGCGAACGTCAGGGCCGCCGAACTGCTCGACGCGGTCGGCCTGCCCGACCCCGTACGCCACCTGAACCAGTTCCCGCACGAGCTCTCCGGCGGCATGCTCCAGCGCGTCGTGATCGCCGCGGCCCTCACCGCCGAACCCCGGCTCCTGCTCTGCGACGAGCCGACCACCGCGCTCGACGTCAGCACCCAGGCCGAGATCCTGGCCGTCCTGGGCCGCCTCCAGCGCGAACGCGGCCTCGGACTCCTCCTCATCACCCACGACATCGAGCTGGCAGCCTCGGTCAGCGACCGGATCTACGTCATGTACGCGGGCCGGATCGTCGAAACGGCGCCCGTGGCGGAACTCTTCGCCTCCCCACGGCACCCCTACACCGCGGGCCTGCTCGGATCCTCCCCGCCCCTCGAAGGCCCCCTGGCCCGCCTCACCCCCATCCCCGGCGCCCCGATGGGCCTGCTGGAGTCGGCGCCCGGCTGCGCCTTCGCATCCCGCTGCCGGTTCGCCGAGCCGGGCCGCTGCGACCGGTCCGCGCCGGAGCTCGTGCGGCACGGCCCGGCCGAGGTCGCCTGCCACCGCACCGCCGAAATCGGCCCGAAGGAGGACAGTTGA
- a CDS encoding ABC transporter substrate-binding protein, which produces MPSTRSGSPQYPGRRIRRIRNSAAAAFAAAAVLVTSACGGAAPDKDADRAAAYKITDKTPAAAGNVDSFTWSVYAEPTTIDYAYSFDFPPNQILANVCESLLRWNPDLTTSPGLAASYANPTPTTWVYQIRPGVHFHDGTVLTAADVVASLSRNLDPATGSVWANQYKNVKSIDKTGPMEVTVTLAKPDSTFNKYLAAGPGTVESAATLAKSGKDYGNPQTGVNCTGPFSFASWTSGQSLTLKRFDGYWNQELKAKSGEVKFVFLADATTRVNAFQSGEVDGGWMVPPNAYAQLGSTQAGKLYFGRNTTVADEVVANLKGPLGNPKVRQALLMATDRKGIVKAGAAGVGEVSDSLVTDNLWADAPPATREALVKDLPKYPYDPAKAKALAAEAGVNGQEIVIATSPLDSQTTIITQAIAQAATAIGLKPRIDSLSAEKYTTLFTDPAAREGIDLFLTFWYTSITDPLDMFASLETGAFSNYGNWSDPAFDAAVEKAVGAHDPAEHAAANAEAQKIASRELPWLPLYTLPVSVFMGKKITGVQPSIAYLYHPWAAEIGARG; this is translated from the coding sequence ATGCCATCAACCCGATCGGGATCCCCGCAGTACCCCGGCCGCCGCATCCGCCGCATCCGCAACAGCGCCGCGGCCGCCTTCGCCGCGGCCGCCGTGCTCGTCACGAGCGCCTGCGGCGGTGCCGCGCCCGACAAGGACGCGGACCGGGCCGCCGCGTACAAGATCACGGACAAGACGCCCGCCGCCGCCGGGAACGTGGACTCCTTCACCTGGTCCGTCTACGCGGAGCCGACCACCATCGACTACGCGTACTCCTTCGACTTCCCGCCCAACCAGATCCTCGCCAACGTCTGCGAGAGCCTGCTGCGCTGGAACCCCGACCTGACGACCTCCCCGGGCCTCGCGGCCTCGTACGCCAACCCCACGCCCACCACCTGGGTGTACCAGATCCGCCCCGGCGTTCACTTCCACGACGGAACGGTGCTCACCGCCGCCGACGTCGTCGCCTCCCTGAGCCGCAACCTCGACCCCGCCACCGGCAGCGTCTGGGCGAACCAGTACAAGAACGTCAAGTCCATAGACAAGACCGGCCCGATGGAAGTCACCGTCACCCTGGCCAAGCCGGACTCCACCTTCAACAAGTACCTGGCGGCCGGCCCGGGCACCGTGGAGTCCGCCGCCACCCTGGCCAAGTCCGGCAAGGACTACGGCAATCCGCAGACCGGTGTGAACTGCACCGGCCCCTTCTCCTTCGCCTCCTGGACCTCCGGCCAGTCCCTCACCCTCAAGCGGTTCGACGGGTACTGGAACCAGGAGCTCAAGGCCAAGTCCGGCGAGGTGAAGTTCGTCTTCCTCGCCGATGCCACCACCCGCGTCAACGCCTTCCAGAGCGGCGAGGTCGACGGCGGCTGGATGGTCCCGCCGAACGCCTACGCCCAACTCGGCTCCACCCAGGCCGGAAAGCTCTACTTCGGCCGCAACACCACCGTCGCCGACGAGGTCGTCGCCAACCTCAAGGGCCCCCTCGGCAACCCGAAGGTCCGCCAGGCCCTCCTCATGGCCACCGACCGCAAGGGCATCGTCAAGGCCGGCGCCGCCGGGGTCGGCGAGGTCTCCGACTCGCTCGTCACCGACAACCTGTGGGCCGACGCGCCCCCCGCGACCCGCGAAGCCCTCGTGAAGGACCTGCCGAAGTACCCGTACGACCCGGCCAAGGCCAAGGCGCTCGCCGCCGAGGCCGGCGTGAACGGTCAGGAGATCGTGATCGCGACCAGCCCGCTGGACTCGCAGACCACGATCATCACCCAGGCCATCGCCCAGGCCGCCACCGCCATCGGACTGAAGCCGCGGATCGACTCCCTGTCCGCGGAGAAGTACACGACCCTCTTCACCGACCCCGCGGCCCGCGAGGGCATCGACCTCTTCCTCACCTTCTGGTACACGTCCATCACCGACCCGCTGGACATGTTCGCCTCGCTGGAGACCGGAGCCTTCAGCAACTACGGCAACTGGTCCGACCCTGCCTTCGACGCCGCCGTCGAGAAGGCCGTCGGGGCCCACGACCCGGCGGAGCACGCGGCCGCCAACGCCGAGGCGCAGAAGATCGCCTCGCGCGAACTGCCCTGGCTGCCCCTCTACACCCTCCCCGTCAGCGTCTTCATGGGCAAGAAGATCACCGGCGTCCAGCCCTCCATCGCCTACCTCTACCACCCGTGGGCGGCCGAGATCGGAGCCAGGGGATGA
- a CDS encoding ABC transporter ATP-binding protein → MSGLRKTYRTGGTEVVAVDDLSFSVRAGGALGIVGESGSGKTTTARMLIGLERPDAGEILVQGRPLAASVRGRPARLARAKAVQIVFQDPYLSLDARISIGATVDGVLRLHGMSDRAARAARVRELLAKVGLGDREAAALPRRLSGGQRQRAAIARALAVEPAVLVLDEAVSALDVSVQAQVLNLLSDIRRDTGIGLVFVSHDLAVVRYVCDEALVMYRGRTMEHRPVGELLTDPEHPYTRLLLASVPRPGWDPDSISRRRRELTP, encoded by the coding sequence GTGAGCGGACTGCGCAAGACCTACCGGACCGGCGGGACGGAGGTCGTCGCCGTCGACGACCTGTCGTTCTCCGTACGGGCCGGCGGCGCGCTCGGCATCGTGGGGGAATCCGGTTCCGGCAAGACCACCACGGCCCGGATGCTGATCGGCCTGGAACGCCCCGACGCGGGCGAGATCCTGGTCCAGGGCCGGCCGCTGGCGGCCTCCGTACGGGGGAGGCCGGCCCGGCTGGCCCGCGCCAAGGCGGTGCAGATCGTCTTCCAGGACCCCTACCTCTCCCTGGACGCGCGGATCAGCATCGGCGCGACCGTCGACGGCGTGCTCAGACTGCACGGCATGTCCGACCGTGCGGCCCGGGCAGCACGGGTACGGGAATTGCTGGCCAAAGTCGGCCTCGGCGACCGCGAGGCCGCCGCCCTGCCCCGCCGGCTCTCCGGCGGGCAGCGCCAGCGCGCCGCGATCGCACGGGCGCTGGCCGTCGAACCCGCCGTCCTGGTGCTCGACGAAGCGGTGTCCGCCCTGGACGTCTCCGTGCAGGCGCAGGTGCTCAACCTGCTCTCCGACATCCGGCGCGACACCGGGATCGGCCTGGTCTTCGTCAGCCACGACCTGGCCGTCGTCCGCTACGTCTGCGACGAGGCGCTCGTCATGTACCGCGGCCGCACGATGGAACACCGCCCCGTGGGCGAGCTCCTCACCGACCCCGAGCACCCCTACACCCGGCTGCTGCTGGCCTCCGTACCCCGTCCGGGCTGGGACCCCGACTCCATCAGCCGGCGCCGCCGCGAACTCACCCCCTGA
- a CDS encoding amino acid ABC transporter permease has product MTSRLTRRQRRRVSQGLQYALFVAVLVLIAVSADWGRLQNQFAQKDLALRLFPDIITTALRNTVIYTTSGFLLGLVLGLVIAMMRLSSVAPYRWVASVYIELFRGLPALLIFIFVGVAVPLAFPGTEIPGGTYGKVAIGLGLVAAAYMAETIRAGIQAVPKGQMEAARSLGFSHARAMVSVVIPQAFRIVIPPLTNELVLLFKDSSLVLFLGVTLQERELTKFGRDLASQTANSTPILVAGLCYLLVTVPLSFVVRRLEARADKAV; this is encoded by the coding sequence GTGACCTCCCGGCTGACCCGGCGCCAGCGCCGCCGGGTCTCGCAGGGGCTGCAGTACGCGCTCTTCGTCGCGGTGCTGGTGCTGATCGCCGTCTCCGCGGACTGGGGGAGGCTGCAGAACCAGTTCGCCCAGAAGGACCTGGCGCTGCGGCTCTTCCCGGACATCATCACCACGGCCCTGCGCAACACCGTGATCTACACGACCTCCGGGTTCCTCCTCGGCCTCGTCCTCGGCCTGGTCATCGCCATGATGCGGTTGTCCTCCGTGGCCCCGTACCGGTGGGTCGCGAGCGTCTACATCGAGCTGTTCCGGGGGCTCCCGGCCCTGCTGATCTTCATCTTCGTGGGCGTGGCGGTGCCCCTGGCGTTCCCCGGTACGGAGATCCCCGGCGGCACGTACGGCAAGGTCGCCATCGGTCTGGGACTGGTGGCCGCCGCCTACATGGCGGAAACGATTCGGGCCGGCATCCAGGCGGTACCCAAGGGGCAGATGGAAGCCGCCCGCTCGCTGGGCTTCTCGCACGCCCGCGCCATGGTCTCGGTCGTCATCCCGCAGGCCTTCCGCATCGTCATCCCGCCCCTCACCAACGAGCTCGTCCTGCTGTTCAAGGACTCCTCGCTCGTGCTGTTCCTCGGCGTGACGCTGCAGGAGCGCGAACTGACGAAGTTCGGGCGGGACCTCGCCAGCCAGACCGCCAACTCCACCCCGATCCTGGTCGCGGGCCTGTGCTACCTCCTGGTGACCGTGCCGCTGAGCTTCGTGGTGCGCCG
- a CDS encoding ABC transporter permease, producing the protein MTAAATAATARAVRVLRKLAGMAATLLVTSFLVFSSLFLAPGDPASFLIKGRSPSPEDLAALRSQYGFDEPFLVRYWNWLEGVLHGDFGRSYLFHQDVSAVIWSRLPSSMLLISVSGLMIAVVGIGSGIIGALRRGSRTDRSLMLLVTVGAAAPAFVAALLLRSVFGVQLGWFPTIGNGEGLMDRLHHVILPAAALSVTFTALVTRVTRSAMLDELSRDHVEVALSRGAPRRTVIRRHVLRNALGPIVTVSALLVSGMLVSTAIVETAFGMSGVGSLLVQSVDQLDFQVVQAIVLLVVAAFVIVNALVDLVHPLIDPRTAAAGSAR; encoded by the coding sequence ATGACGGCCGCGGCGACGGCCGCGACGGCCCGCGCCGTCCGGGTGCTGCGCAAGCTCGCCGGCATGGCGGCGACCCTGCTCGTCACTTCCTTCCTCGTCTTCTCCTCCCTCTTCCTGGCCCCCGGCGACCCGGCGAGCTTCCTCATCAAGGGACGCAGCCCCAGCCCGGAGGACCTGGCCGCGCTCCGCAGCCAGTACGGCTTCGACGAGCCCTTCCTGGTTCGCTACTGGAACTGGCTCGAAGGGGTGCTGCACGGCGACTTCGGCCGCTCGTACCTCTTCCACCAGGACGTCTCCGCGGTCATCTGGTCGCGGCTGCCCTCCTCCATGCTGCTGATCTCCGTATCCGGCCTGATGATCGCCGTGGTCGGCATCGGCTCCGGCATCATCGGCGCGCTGCGCCGGGGTTCGCGCACCGACCGCTCCCTGATGCTGCTCGTCACGGTGGGCGCGGCCGCACCCGCCTTCGTCGCCGCCCTGCTCCTGCGGTCGGTGTTCGGGGTGCAGCTGGGCTGGTTCCCCACCATCGGCAACGGCGAAGGCCTCATGGACCGGCTGCACCACGTGATCCTCCCGGCGGCGGCCCTGTCCGTCACCTTCACCGCCCTGGTGACCCGCGTGACCCGTTCGGCCATGCTCGACGAGCTGAGCCGCGACCACGTGGAGGTCGCGCTGAGCCGCGGCGCGCCACGGCGCACCGTCATCCGGCGGCACGTCCTGCGCAACGCGCTCGGACCGATCGTCACCGTCTCCGCGCTCCTGGTCTCCGGCATGCTGGTCAGCACCGCGATCGTGGAAACCGCCTTCGGAATGTCCGGCGTCGGCTCCCTGCTGGTGCAGTCCGTCGACCAGCTCGACTTCCAGGTCGTCCAGGCCATCGTGCTGCTGGTCGTGGCCGCCTTCGTCATCGTCAACGCCCTGGTGGACCTGGTCCACCCGCTGATCGATCCGCGCACGGCCGCGGCGGGGAGCGCCCGATGA
- a CDS encoding ABC transporter substrate-binding protein, with protein MFRTARGNRTRPSSLRIRVAAAAAAAGALLVAGCSSGGDGPGEAAGGVPVVEKGKLTTCTHLPYPPFQFEQDGKVVGFDVALVDLVASRLKVEQKILDTPFENFKTGAFLNSGECDLAAAGMTITDERKKNVDFSVPYFDATQALLATKKSGVTTLADLKAKSKKLGAQAGTTGESYAKAQGFDPVAFESSDAVLNGLRTGQVDAVVIDYPVVQGWLKDTKNAAEFTVGQNIETGEQYGFSVKKGNTALVAAIDKAITDAKADGTYKKLYEQWIGPLPTTTP; from the coding sequence GTGTTCCGGACGGCCAGAGGAAACCGCACGCGCCCCAGCAGCCTCCGAATCCGCGTCGCCGCCGCGGCCGCGGCGGCGGGCGCGCTCCTCGTCGCGGGATGCTCCTCGGGCGGCGACGGCCCGGGCGAGGCGGCGGGCGGAGTGCCCGTCGTGGAGAAGGGCAAGCTGACCACCTGCACCCACCTGCCCTATCCGCCGTTCCAGTTCGAGCAGGACGGCAAGGTCGTCGGTTTCGACGTGGCCCTGGTCGACCTGGTGGCGAGCCGGCTCAAGGTCGAGCAGAAGATCCTCGACACCCCCTTCGAGAACTTCAAGACCGGCGCCTTCCTGAACTCAGGCGAGTGCGACCTCGCGGCCGCCGGGATGACGATCACCGACGAACGCAAGAAGAACGTCGACTTCTCCGTCCCCTACTTCGACGCCACGCAGGCCCTGCTCGCCACCAAGAAGAGCGGCGTGACCACGCTGGCCGACCTCAAGGCGAAGTCGAAGAAGCTGGGCGCGCAGGCCGGGACCACCGGCGAGAGCTACGCCAAGGCCCAGGGGTTCGACCCCGTCGCCTTCGAGAGCTCGGACGCGGTCCTCAACGGACTGCGCACCGGCCAGGTGGACGCGGTCGTCATCGACTACCCCGTGGTCCAGGGCTGGCTCAAGGACACCAAGAACGCCGCCGAGTTCACCGTCGGACAGAACATCGAGACCGGCGAGCAGTACGGCTTCTCGGTGAAGAAGGGCAACACCGCCCTGGTGGCCGCGATCGACAAGGCGATCACCGACGCCAAGGCCGACGGCACCTACAAGAAGCTCTACGAGCAGTGGATCGGCCCGCTGCCCACGACCACCCCGTGA